The Kroppenstedtia pulmonis genome has a segment encoding these proteins:
- a CDS encoding tetratricopeptide repeat protein produces MSLPAIREVGEVIRRIRKRKGLRLEDLADENISPATISNIERGVHHVNQEKTRYLLRKLAIGMDKLPDLILGEKKELKDLQFRFMVIESLCEAGKIKEALDRLEQLGLEDSHPFAGILYYLRGKCLARKGDWKKAERNFYKGMQLSHLNQHLTMSNLETACFSDLAVCCYHQNDLEKALQFTDSGIDAFVSNGERQYLWHLMHRNKGIYLERMGRIAEGLKLVQDLWEELPRTTDIDTHLGFYWLRSELLRRGGMYDEAIRFAEEGISLARISRKADSLFSLWSVLGECYMDLKEWEQAEECFEVTMKYEEHLSDKMKLCNTYTKIGLLRMKQGKMTEAFHAIDTSIQYGETYQDYPRLTYASILMGHYHREQRRRHEAVRYYQQALELARKHQYRTLEHRALFHLAQCWNGEDEREFQKYMREIYRIQELMRKKGDFFDEVE; encoded by the coding sequence ATGAGTTTGCCGGCCATCCGCGAGGTGGGAGAAGTTATTCGACGCATACGGAAGAGGAAGGGATTACGACTGGAGGATTTGGCGGATGAAAATATTTCTCCCGCCACCATCAGCAATATTGAAAGGGGGGTTCACCATGTAAACCAGGAAAAGACGCGATATTTACTTCGAAAACTGGCAATCGGTATGGACAAATTGCCGGATTTGATCTTGGGGGAGAAAAAAGAGCTGAAGGATCTCCAGTTTCGGTTTATGGTCATCGAATCCTTATGTGAAGCGGGAAAAATCAAGGAAGCATTGGACAGGCTGGAGCAATTGGGTTTGGAAGATTCACATCCTTTTGCCGGAATATTGTATTACTTGAGGGGAAAGTGCTTGGCAAGGAAAGGAGACTGGAAGAAGGCAGAGAGGAATTTTTATAAAGGGATGCAACTGAGTCATCTCAATCAGCACCTCACCATGAGTAATTTGGAAACCGCCTGTTTCTCCGATCTGGCTGTTTGCTGTTACCATCAAAATGATTTGGAAAAGGCTTTGCAATTTACGGATAGTGGGATTGATGCTTTCGTCTCAAATGGAGAACGGCAGTACTTGTGGCATTTGATGCACCGAAATAAAGGCATTTATCTGGAACGAATGGGTCGAATTGCAGAAGGGTTGAAGTTGGTTCAGGATTTGTGGGAGGAGCTTCCCCGGACCACCGATATTGATACCCATCTCGGCTTTTACTGGTTGAGATCTGAGCTGTTGCGACGTGGCGGAATGTATGATGAGGCCATCCGATTTGCTGAAGAAGGGATCTCCCTGGCTCGAATCAGTCGGAAGGCGGACTCCTTGTTTTCACTCTGGTCCGTGTTGGGTGAGTGTTATATGGATTTGAAAGAATGGGAGCAAGCAGAGGAATGCTTTGAAGTGACGATGAAATACGAAGAGCATCTGTCCGATAAAATGAAATTGTGTAACACCTATACCAAAATCGGGTTGTTGAGGATGAAACAGGGCAAGATGACGGAGGCCTTCCACGCCATTGATACATCTATTCAATATGGAGAGACCTATCAGGATTACCCGAGGTTGACTTACGCTTCCATCCTGATGGGGCATTATCATCGGGAGCAAAGGCGAAGGCATGAGGCAGTCCGGTACTATCAACAAGCTCTGGAGCTGGCTCGAAAGCACCAGTATCGAACCCTGGAACACAGAGCACTGTTTCATCTGGCTCAATGCTGGAACGGAGAGGACGAACGGGAGTTTCAAAAGTATATGCGGGAAATTTACAGAATACAGGAATTAATGAGAAAGAAGGGGGATTTTTTTGATGAAGTGGAGTAA